One window of the Xenopus tropicalis strain Nigerian chromosome 10, UCB_Xtro_10.0, whole genome shotgun sequence genome contains the following:
- the cdc6 gene encoding cell division control protein 6 homolog, giving the protein MPSTRSQSQSAIQFPKKKNARTHTKEASRERTKLENGSSVALPLSPLPKELPLSPRKRLGDDNLCNVPQTLSCSPPKQSRKENGPPSTPKGRRLLFDENQSATTPVSPLKRVQDPYLLSPLRRGQETPSSSRNNERKSVGARLFKQEGSCYQKAKHALNTAIPERLLARDSETATIKAFLTSHVSGGKPGSLYISGAPGTGKTACLNKLLQESKDDLKQCKTVYINCMSLRSSQAVFPAIAEEISGGKSSIAAKDIVRSLEKTVTSKGPIILLVLDEMDQLDSRGQDVLYTVFEWPWLPNSRVVLIGIANALDLTDRILPRLQARPQCKPQLLNFSPYTKDQIATILQERLNQVSGDQVLDNAAIQFCARKISAVSGDARKALDICRRAVEIVEADVRGQTVLKPLTESLSPSKEVPSNPVPKKVSLPHISRVLSDVYGDKMASSGGSSESFPLQQKLLVCALLLLTRQSKIKEVTLGKLHEAYSKVCRKQQVPGVGQSECLSLCQLLETRGILGLKKAKEARLTKVSLKIEERDIEHAFKDKVLIGNVLNSGI; this is encoded by the exons ATGCCAAGCACCAGGTCTCAGTCTCAAAGCGCCATTCAGTTTcccaagaaaaaaaatgctcGAACGCACACCAAAGAGGCCTCCCGTGAAAGGACCAAATTGGAAAACGGCTCCTCTGTCGCGCTGCCACTCTCTCCACTTCCCAAAGAGCTTCCCCTGAGTCCAAGGAAACGACTTG GTGATGACAATCTTTGCAATGTTCCCCAGACATTAAGCTGCTCACCACCCAAGCAGTCTCGCAAAGAGAATGGCCCGCCAAGCACCCCTAAGGGACGCCGGTTACTTTTTGACGAGAACCAGTCGGCAACAACACCTGTATCTCCTCTCAAGAGGGTGCAGGATCCTTATTTGCTGTCCCCTTTGAGAAGGGGGCAAGAGACACCATCCAGCTCTCGCAACAACGAGAGGAAGAGTGTGGGTGCCCGGCTATTTAAACAGGAGG GTTCTTGCTATCAGAAGGCTAAGCATGCTTTGAATACAGCTATACCAGAGCGTCTATTGGCCCGTGACAGTGAGACTGCGACTATCAAGGCCTTCCTGACAAGTCATGTCTCTGGTGGGAAGCCAGGAAGCCTTTACATATCTGGTGCTCCAGGAACTGGCAAAACGGCTTGCTTGAATAAGCTGCTGCAGGAGAGCAAG GATGACCTCAAGCAATGCAAGACGGTTTACATCAACTGCATGTCATTGCGCAGCTCCCAGGCGGTGTTTCCGGCCATAGCTGAAGAAATCTCTGGTGGAAAATCTTCAATTGCTGCAAAAGATATTGTTAGGAGTTTGGAGAAGACGGTGACTTCAAAGGGCCCAATCAT CCTGCTGGTGCTGGATGAGATGGATCAGCTCGATAGTCGAGGACAGGATGTCTTATACACAGTGTTTGAGTGGCCCTGGCTTCCAAATTCTAGGGTGGTTCTTATTG GCATTGCTAACGCGTTAGATTTGACAGACCGTATTCTGCCTAGGCTACAAGCTCGACCTCAGTGCAAGCCACAGCTGCTTAACTTCTCTCCGTATACAAAGGATCAGATTGCTACCATTCTGCAGGAGAGACTAAATCAG GTTTCAGGTGACCAGGTTCTGGATAATGCTGCTATTCAGTTTTGTGCCAGGAAAATTTCAGCAGTCTCTGGAGATGCTCGAAAGGCACTAGACATCTGCAG GAGAGCTGTTGAAATTGTTGAAGCGGATGTAAGGGGCCAGACTGTCCTCAAGCCGCTAACTGAAA GTCTCTCTCCTAGTAAGGAAGTTCCATCAAACCCTGTTCCAAAAAAAGTCAGCCTTCCACACATCTCCCGTGTCCTGTCAGATGTATATGGGGACAAGATGGCAAGCAGTGGGGGGTCAAGCGAGAGCTTTCCCTTACAACAGAAACTGCTGGTCTGTGCCCTGCTGCTGCTAACTCGACAGAGCAAGATCAAGGAAGTCACACTTGGCAAG TTGCACGAGGCATACAGTAAAGTCTGCCGAAAGCAGCAGGTTCCCGGCGTTGGGCAATCGGAGTGCCTGTCACTTTGTCAGCTCCTGGAGACAAGGGGCATTCTGGGGCTAAAGAAAGCCAAGGAGGCCCGGCTTACAAAG GTATCCCTCAAGATAGAGGAGCGGGATATTGAACATGCATTCAAAGATAAAGTTCTGATTGGAAATGTTCTGAATTCGGGGATATAA